A genome region from Impatiens glandulifera unplaced genomic scaffold, dImpGla2.1, whole genome shotgun sequence includes the following:
- the LOC124918418 gene encoding uncharacterized protein LOC124918418: MRLSTKHVSQVSTYERGATKLDVIGDSNLVISQVNGTWHVRGENLKPYHTFLLRFIYKFDHVSFVHAPRGQNRFADALATLAAMTQIPVGIKVKPMMIRQKRKSNFEVGVVASVQVSTKPWFDILQNYIVYGEYLSHFRAKERRALHQYSTNYAWILTNYTDDLLMVKTCIASMVPRHEGS; this comes from the coding sequence ATGAGGCTGAGTACGAAGCATGTCTCTCAGGTCTCAACATACGAAAGAGGAGCAACTAAATTAGACGTAATCGGCGACTCTAATCTGGTTATATCCCAAGTTAACGGAACATGGCATGTACGAGGAGAAAATCTCAAACCTTATCACACTTTCCTACTCCGTTTTATTTACAAGTTCGATCATGTGTCTTTTGTACACGCCCCAAGAGGCCAAAATCGCTTTGCCGATGCTTTGGCCACGCTAGCAGCTATGACCCAAATTCCTGTTGGAATTAAGGTCAAACCTATGATGATCCGTCAGAAACGAAAATCCAATTTTGAAGTTGGAGTGGTAGCCTCCGTTCAAGTGTCCACCAAACCATGGTTCGATATCCTTCAAAACTACATTGTGTATGGAGAATATCTGTCCCACTTCCGAGCTAAGGAACGAAGAGCCCTGCACCAATATTCCACCAACTATGCTTGGATACTAACAAACTATACAGACGATCTtttgatggtcaaaacatgcATTGCGTCAATGGTCCCGAGGCACGAAGGATCATAG